One part of the Aquicella lusitana genome encodes these proteins:
- a CDS encoding cyclic nucleotide-binding domain-containing protein, producing MADKIDTDTKKLMLRKQPCFSQLREEEIEILASLLVEKHVSPGEIIVKEGDPVDSVYLIVSGKADVRCIKDRNHPDQTESVATLIPGDAIGLNETGFYSLSGIRTATVIAIDEMVLLRLSVAAFHGFALAYSHVNEVMRSYARKLLGMNT from the coding sequence ATGGCTGATAAAATCGATACTGATACCAAAAAACTGATGCTTAGAAAGCAACCCTGCTTTTCGCAGCTCAGAGAAGAAGAAATAGAAATCCTCGCGTCGCTACTGGTTGAAAAACACGTTTCGCCGGGGGAGATTATTGTAAAAGAAGGCGATCCGGTTGACAGCGTTTATCTTATCGTCAGTGGAAAAGCGGATGTCAGATGCATCAAGGACAGAAACCATCCAGACCAAACAGAATCGGTTGCCACCTTAATTCCTGGAGATGCCATTGGACTCAATGAAACGGGATTTTATTCTCTGTCAGGTATACGAACGGCGACTGTTATAGCCATTGACGAAATGGTGTTACTGCGTCTTAGCGTCGCAGCTTTTCACGGTTTTGCATTGGCGTATTCACATGTAAATGAAGTCATGCGCAGCTATGCCAGAAAATTATTGGGGATGAACACCTAG
- a CDS encoding DUF4286 family protein, with the protein MVIYEVNLNVSHEIYDDYYKWLLEHIKAMLKLDGFKKAEIGLIKGEEDDGKKHIRVNYLVDSYNHLKQYLTHDAPAMRVEGLQKFGDKFSASRRIIVSPIVLESAVS; encoded by the coding sequence ATGGTTATTTACGAAGTCAATTTAAACGTGAGTCATGAAATTTATGATGATTATTACAAATGGCTGCTGGAACATATTAAAGCTATGCTAAAGTTAGATGGCTTTAAAAAAGCTGAGATTGGTTTAATTAAGGGTGAAGAAGATGATGGAAAAAAACACATTCGCGTCAACTATCTGGTCGATTCTTATAATCATCTCAAACAATATTTAACGCATGACGCACCTGCAATGCGAGTGGAGGGATTGCAAAAATTTGGCGATAAATTTAGCGCAAGCCGTCGTATTATTGTGTCGCCTATTGTGCTAGAAAGCGCTGTTTCATAA
- a CDS encoding Lon protease family protein: MMKKINPINYKLLRPQVDLSHLNFKTTDEMNSFTHFVGQERALHAIQFGVNIESHGYNLYAMGPSGIGKRSFVQAILEAHAKKLPVPSDWCYIHNFAMPDKPIALQLPPGLGRVLQEDMKSFIHELGASILAVFESDEYHSALMKINKYFSREKESNSKAEKTPSLYKKKHKREKKLQLKMVSIVLKPIFSKLKKKYKSFPSVIAYLNNIKQDVMENIADFIRQDEKTNLYTFTYENPVLTKYKVNLLVDNAELKCAPIIFEEAPSYSSLICRIEHTSEMGALVTNFTLIRAGDLHRANGGYLLVEARKLKANREAWEALKSALYSQEIRIKPLENEYDSIKPVSLEPMSIPLKIKVILLGDRKTYYSLCQHDPDFTELFKVAVDFDEQIKRNKKNTKLYAKLIATIVKQKKLRPFHISAVAAVIDYSSRLAEDVEKLSTHIRDIEDLLLESDYYAGVARKKMVKEAHIKQAIQAQIHRMDRTRQLYYEDILRNFIIIKTEGSAIGQANCLSVRRVGNFSYGHPTRVTARVRLGKGKLIDIQREIKMAGPIHSKAGLIIANFLASRFNQDLPFSLSVSLAFEQIYCWTDGDSASVGELCALLSALAEIPLLQSLAVSGSIDQYGEVQAIGGVNEKIEGFFDVCKARGLSGKQGVIIPAVNIKNLMLREDVVDAARLKKFFIYPIETIDDAISLLTGLPAGKREKRGNFPKDSVYFKIEERLKEYSKTRIKSRLIEK; this comes from the coding sequence ATGATGAAAAAAATCAATCCCATCAATTATAAATTACTTCGCCCGCAAGTGGATCTTTCTCATTTAAATTTCAAAACAACAGATGAAATGAATTCATTCACACATTTTGTGGGTCAGGAAAGGGCCTTGCATGCTATTCAATTTGGCGTGAACATCGAAAGCCACGGATATAATCTTTATGCGATGGGGCCCTCCGGTATAGGGAAACGTTCATTTGTACAAGCTATCTTGGAAGCGCATGCAAAGAAGTTGCCAGTGCCTTCTGACTGGTGTTATATCCATAATTTCGCTATGCCTGATAAGCCCATCGCCTTGCAATTGCCGCCCGGTCTGGGTCGAGTTTTGCAGGAAGATATGAAAAGTTTTATACATGAGCTTGGTGCTAGCATTCTGGCTGTATTTGAGAGTGATGAGTATCATTCAGCGCTGATGAAGATTAACAAGTATTTTTCCAGAGAAAAAGAATCTAATTCCAAAGCAGAAAAAACGCCTTCTCTTTACAAAAAGAAACATAAAAGAGAAAAGAAATTACAATTAAAAATGGTTTCAATAGTTTTAAAACCTATTTTTAGCAAGCTTAAAAAAAAGTATAAGTCATTCCCTTCTGTTATCGCCTATCTGAATAATATTAAGCAAGATGTCATGGAGAATATTGCTGATTTTATCAGGCAGGATGAAAAAACCAATTTATATACTTTTACTTATGAAAATCCTGTTTTGACAAAATATAAAGTTAATCTGCTGGTGGATAATGCGGAGTTAAAATGTGCGCCGATTATATTTGAAGAAGCTCCATCTTACTCCTCTTTGATTTGTCGCATAGAACATACTTCCGAGATGGGCGCGCTTGTCACCAATTTTACATTGATCCGTGCCGGTGATTTACATCGGGCAAATGGAGGTTATTTACTTGTAGAAGCCCGTAAATTAAAAGCTAACCGCGAGGCATGGGAAGCATTGAAATCAGCACTTTATTCCCAAGAGATTCGAATTAAGCCGCTTGAAAATGAATACGATTCCATTAAGCCAGTTTCACTGGAACCCATGTCCATTCCGTTAAAAATTAAAGTGATTTTGTTGGGTGACCGCAAAACCTACTACTCACTCTGCCAGCATGATCCTGATTTCACAGAACTCTTTAAAGTAGCTGTTGATTTCGATGAGCAGATAAAGCGTAATAAAAAAAATACAAAACTCTACGCCAAACTGATCGCAACGATCGTCAAACAAAAGAAGCTACGCCCATTTCACATTTCAGCTGTTGCGGCCGTGATCGATTACAGTTCTCGTCTGGCTGAAGATGTTGAGAAATTATCAACTCATATACGTGACATTGAAGACTTGTTGCTGGAGTCTGATTATTACGCAGGTGTCGCACGCAAAAAAATGGTAAAAGAAGCACATATAAAACAGGCCATTCAGGCACAGATCCACCGAATGGATCGAACAAGACAGCTTTATTACGAAGACATTCTACGAAATTTCATTATTATCAAAACAGAGGGCTCAGCCATTGGCCAGGCAAATTGCCTGTCGGTTAGAAGAGTAGGAAATTTTTCTTATGGTCATCCTACACGTGTGACAGCCAGAGTGCGGCTAGGGAAAGGCAAGTTAATTGATATTCAACGTGAAATCAAAATGGCGGGTCCTATCCATTCTAAAGCAGGTCTCATTATTGCTAATTTTCTTGCAAGTCGATTTAATCAGGACCTGCCTTTTTCGCTTTCAGTTAGTCTGGCGTTTGAACAGATTTACTGCTGGACGGATGGCGACAGTGCCTCTGTGGGCGAACTCTGCGCCTTGCTCTCGGCGCTTGCTGAAATTCCTCTCCTTCAATCTCTTGCCGTGTCGGGATCAATAGATCAATACGGAGAGGTACAGGCTATAGGTGGTGTAAATGAAAAGATTGAAGGATTTTTTGATGTTTGCAAGGCAAGAGGACTAAGCGGCAAGCAAGGTGTCATCATCCCAGCTGTTAATATCAAAAATTTAATGCTGAGAGAAGATGTAGTTGACGCGGCAAGATTAAAAAAATTCTTTATTTATCCCATTGAAACCATTGATGACGCTATTTCATTACTGACGGGATTGCCGGCAGGTAAGCGGGAAAAGCGCGGTAATTTTCCAAAAGACAGTGTTTACTTCAAAATAGAAGAACGTTTAAAAGAATACAGCAAGACGCGAATAAAAAGCAGATTGATCGAAAAATAA
- a CDS encoding M15 family metallopeptidase codes for MVKNNGLIAFLLFVFLLCFGVSAYGESQDVFKRLHASYPDSIDKITWNYIAWKDGTRTPIRGNVPLLDYLVGLFYGVDYSYGSISKEDVLKDSYESFFKKMYGKSSVEVNKKLVTIYWMPNVFGKRYPLKVTTVNGVDKKLRRISAELEKLPPSYYKYLANPAGSFYWRKVAGQSYLSSHSFGIAIDINSSYSNYWLWDVRRLKRSITEIGYRNRIPLRIVEIFEKEGFFWGGRWFFYDTMHFEYRPELVMPA; via the coding sequence ATGGTCAAAAACAATGGGCTAATCGCTTTTCTACTGTTCGTTTTCCTGCTTTGTTTTGGCGTCAGCGCTTATGGGGAATCGCAAGATGTGTTTAAACGATTGCATGCGTCTTATCCTGACAGCATAGACAAAATCACATGGAACTATATTGCCTGGAAAGATGGAACGCGCACACCCATACGAGGAAACGTCCCACTGCTTGACTACCTTGTAGGTTTATTTTATGGGGTGGACTACTCCTATGGTAGTATCTCCAAAGAAGATGTCTTAAAAGATTCCTATGAATCATTTTTTAAAAAAATGTATGGCAAGTCTTCGGTTGAAGTAAACAAAAAACTTGTGACCATTTACTGGATGCCTAACGTGTTTGGTAAACGCTATCCGCTCAAAGTCACTACCGTCAATGGGGTTGATAAAAAATTACGTCGCATTTCAGCCGAACTGGAAAAACTACCTCCCTCTTATTACAAATATCTTGCAAATCCGGCCGGAAGTTTTTATTGGCGCAAAGTAGCGGGACAAAGTTATTTAAGTTCTCATAGTTTTGGAATTGCGATTGATATTAATTCGTCTTATTCCAATTATTGGTTATGGGATGTGCGAAGATTAAAACGGTCTATCACTGAGATAGGGTATCGCAACCGCATTCCATTGAGGATTGTAGAAATCTTCGAAAAAGAAGGTTTTTTTTGGGGAGGAAGATGGTTTTTTTACGACACAATGCATTTCGAATACAGACCTGAACTTGTTATGCCCGCTTAG
- a CDS encoding DEAD/DEAH box helicase, whose amino-acid sequence MLPNKTESLDWAHPLVRDWFTSEIGWPTEPQQHGWPHILAGRTTLISAPTGSGKTLAAFLACIDRLVRQSLSGNLPEQTQVIYISPLKALSNDIQKNLMAPLNQIRKLAEERGFNMQEIRIALRTGDTLPRDRQTMLKKPPHILVTTPESLYILLTAEKSRAMLSDIKTVIVDEIHALANNKRGSHLALSLERLDALIQYSPVRIGLSATQKPIELVARFLAGSKRPLPQIVNIGHARHLELAIETPVSELGAVASNEMWDEIYDRIAELAKQNRSTLVFVNTRRLSERIAHHLAERLGDDQVAAHHGSLSRKIRHTVESKLKQGELKVLVATASLELGIDIGTVDLVCQIGSPRAIAIALQRVGRAGHWHGAISRGRFFVTTRDELMECAALLYAIQQGDLDRLIIPEQPIDVLTQQIIAICATGEWREKDLFELTRRAYPYRNLSRDTFNTVLEMLSEGVAGSRGRYGAYLFRDRVNGLVKPRRGIRMTAIMNGGAIPENGLFTVIAEPNNVMVGTLDEDFAVESNRGDIILLGTTSWQIKRIESAAGRVLVENAHGAPPSVPFWRGEAPARTDELSWYVSDLRQKLNDRLPNAEISHEDIKKHPKSSAAIAWLKKHCGLDTAGAEQLIDYLVQGRAILGAVPTQQTVIAERFFDEGGGMQLIIHAPFGARINKAWGLALRKRFCRSFNFELQAAATDNGLNIALAEQHSFPLTDVFQFLHPHSTKEVLTQAVLQAPLFTTRWRWTATRSLALVRFRYGKKIPPNIQRMLSDDLLAAVFPDAAACQDNLGGRDIELPDHPLINEAIKDTLTEALDLDGFLSVLNGIGNGSIQCLAIDTPVPSPFSHEILNANPYAFLDDAPLEERRARAVEMRRILPESVLQEAGKLDQAAIDEVQREVWPDIRNADELHDLLQTLIAFPQPDTFTERPLTG is encoded by the coding sequence ATGCTTCCCAATAAAACAGAAAGCCTTGACTGGGCGCACCCACTGGTGCGCGATTGGTTTACCAGCGAAATAGGATGGCCTACTGAACCGCAACAGCACGGCTGGCCGCATATTCTGGCAGGCAGAACAACCCTGATTTCCGCTCCAACAGGCTCGGGCAAAACCCTTGCTGCCTTCCTGGCATGTATTGATCGTCTGGTACGGCAGTCGTTATCAGGAAATCTGCCGGAGCAAACGCAAGTCATCTATATTTCACCGCTCAAAGCGCTAAGTAATGATATACAAAAAAATCTCATGGCGCCCTTAAACCAAATTCGCAAGCTGGCCGAGGAGCGCGGATTTAACATGCAGGAAATCCGGATTGCACTGCGCACTGGCGACACACTGCCACGTGACCGACAAACCATGCTTAAAAAACCGCCGCATATTCTAGTAACCACGCCTGAATCACTTTATATTCTGCTTACCGCAGAAAAAAGCCGCGCCATGCTATCGGATATAAAAACCGTCATTGTGGATGAAATTCATGCGCTCGCCAATAACAAGCGCGGCTCGCATCTTGCTCTGTCACTTGAACGCCTTGATGCGCTAATACAGTACTCACCTGTGCGGATCGGACTTTCCGCTACACAGAAACCCATTGAACTCGTTGCCCGCTTTCTTGCAGGATCTAAGCGTCCCTTGCCGCAAATAGTCAATATAGGACACGCAAGACATCTGGAATTAGCGATTGAAACACCTGTCAGTGAACTTGGCGCCGTTGCTTCCAATGAAATGTGGGACGAAATTTATGACCGAATAGCAGAATTAGCCAAACAAAATCGGTCCACCCTGGTGTTTGTTAATACACGCCGATTGTCTGAGCGTATAGCACATCACCTGGCTGAACGTCTGGGCGATGATCAGGTCGCAGCACATCATGGTAGCCTTTCACGCAAAATACGGCATACAGTGGAATCAAAACTAAAACAAGGCGAATTGAAAGTATTAGTCGCTACAGCCTCGCTGGAATTAGGGATTGATATAGGCACGGTAGATCTGGTTTGCCAGATTGGTTCGCCGCGCGCGATTGCCATTGCTCTGCAACGTGTTGGCCGTGCAGGACACTGGCATGGTGCTATATCCCGGGGACGCTTTTTTGTCACCACGCGCGACGAGCTTATGGAATGCGCTGCCCTGCTATACGCGATCCAACAAGGCGATCTTGATCGACTGATTATCCCTGAGCAGCCTATCGACGTCCTGACCCAGCAAATCATTGCTATTTGCGCTACGGGTGAATGGCGTGAAAAGGATTTGTTTGAACTAACTCGCCGAGCCTATCCTTACAGAAATTTATCCCGGGACACATTTAATACGGTTTTGGAAATGCTTTCTGAAGGCGTAGCAGGTTCGCGCGGGCGTTATGGTGCCTATTTGTTTCGCGACCGTGTGAATGGATTAGTGAAACCGCGTCGCGGTATTCGCATGACCGCCATCATGAACGGCGGCGCGATTCCTGAAAACGGTTTGTTTACCGTGATTGCCGAACCCAATAACGTGATGGTAGGCACGCTAGATGAAGACTTTGCCGTTGAAAGCAACCGCGGCGATATTATTTTACTCGGCACCACCTCGTGGCAAATTAAGCGCATCGAAAGCGCGGCGGGCCGTGTTCTTGTTGAAAATGCACACGGCGCGCCACCCAGCGTTCCTTTCTGGCGTGGCGAAGCGCCAGCAAGAACGGATGAGCTTTCATGGTATGTTTCTGATTTGCGCCAAAAATTAAACGATAGACTGCCGAATGCTGAGATATCGCATGAAGACATAAAAAAGCATCCCAAAAGTTCCGCAGCGATTGCGTGGTTAAAAAAGCATTGTGGGCTGGATACAGCGGGCGCAGAGCAATTAATCGACTATTTAGTACAAGGGCGGGCCATACTTGGCGCCGTCCCTACGCAACAGACAGTGATTGCCGAACGTTTTTTTGATGAAGGCGGCGGCATGCAACTCATCATTCATGCTCCATTTGGTGCTCGCATCAACAAAGCTTGGGGGCTGGCTTTGCGGAAACGGTTTTGCCGCTCGTTTAATTTTGAACTGCAAGCGGCAGCAACTGATAATGGCTTGAATATCGCATTAGCAGAGCAGCACAGCTTCCCGTTAACAGATGTCTTTCAATTTCTTCATCCGCATTCCACTAAAGAAGTCCTTACTCAGGCAGTTTTACAGGCGCCGCTTTTCACTACCCGCTGGCGCTGGACAGCAACGCGATCGCTTGCGTTGGTGCGGTTTCGTTACGGAAAAAAAATACCGCCCAATATACAACGCATGCTTTCCGATGATCTGCTTGCTGCTGTTTTCCCTGATGCAGCAGCGTGCCAGGATAATCTAGGCGGACGCGACATTGAGCTGCCAGATCATCCACTGATCAATGAAGCAATAAAAGACACATTAACGGAAGCACTTGATCTGGATGGTTTCCTTTCCGTGTTAAATGGCATCGGAAATGGCTCCATCCAGTGTCTTGCTATTGACACGCCTGTTCCCTCGCCATTCTCGCATGAAATTTTAAACGCAAATCCCTACGCTTTTCTGGATGACGCGCCACTTGAAGAAAGAAGAGCGCGAGCCGTAGAAATGCGCCGAATACTGCCCGAATCAGTTTTGCAGGAAGCAGGCAAGCTAGACCAAGCCGCCATTGATGAGGTGCAGCGCGAAGTCTGGCCTGATATTAGAAATGCGGATGAATTACATGATCTGTTACAAACCCTTATTGCTTTTCCCCAACCTGATACTTTTACGGAGCGTCCCCTGACTGGCTAG
- a CDS encoding class II glutamine amidotransferase: MCRFIAYIGNPLVLDEVLFKPDHSLIKQSTHALEMKEPLNGDGFGLGWYAQDIDFTPGVFKSIQPAWNDLNLKHLAAKLRSNCFFAHVRSATRGYVSQFNCHPFNYDQYLFMHNGDIGGFEKIKRFLRRKLSDDIYNWVQGQTDSEHLFALFLELFKQEKLHFNAENTARLFLATLREIKK, encoded by the coding sequence ATGTGCCGTTTTATTGCTTACATCGGCAACCCGCTAGTTCTGGATGAAGTGCTGTTTAAGCCGGATCACTCGCTTATAAAACAAAGCACGCACGCGCTTGAAATGAAGGAGCCGCTGAATGGTGATGGTTTCGGTTTGGGCTGGTATGCGCAGGATATTGATTTTACCCCTGGTGTTTTTAAGTCTATACAGCCAGCCTGGAATGACTTGAATCTGAAACATTTGGCTGCAAAATTACGATCAAACTGTTTTTTTGCGCATGTACGCTCTGCGACCCGGGGCTATGTATCGCAATTTAACTGCCATCCATTCAACTATGATCAATATCTCTTTATGCACAATGGCGATATAGGAGGCTTTGAAAAAATTAAGCGTTTTCTGCGCCGTAAGTTATCAGACGATATCTATAACTGGGTTCAAGGCCAGACTGATTCAGAACACTTATTCGCGTTATTTCTGGAATTATTTAAACAGGAAAAACTGCATTTTAATGCAGAAAACACGGCCAGACTATTTTTAGCCACCCTACGTGAAATTAAAAAATAA